The Nonlabens spongiae genome contains a region encoding:
- a CDS encoding metallophosphoesterase family protein yields MRTIVIGDIHGGYKALVQLMERVAPTNADQLIFLGDYVDGWSESYEVIDYLISLSSSLSRKRNNVNEAKPIFLRGNHDELVLNYFTQEDENEMWLYHGGKSTVKSYQNRPPEKIQEHINFLKNGLVNYYEKDGNGFFHAGFHNLKGPAHEYYETMSYWDRSLWEMALCMDSNIAKDDLRYPNRLKLYNEIFIGHTPTDRLGKHVPINAANVWNVDTAAAYKGPLTALCVEDKTIWQSDPVHTFYPDEKGRN; encoded by the coding sequence ATGAGAACTATAGTCATAGGCGACATTCACGGCGGTTATAAAGCTCTTGTCCAACTTATGGAACGCGTAGCTCCCACAAACGCTGACCAACTCATTTTCTTAGGCGATTATGTAGACGGCTGGTCAGAAAGTTATGAGGTGATTGATTATTTGATCTCGCTTTCTAGTTCGCTTTCGCGAAAGCGAAATAACGTAAATGAAGCAAAACCCATATTCCTAAGAGGAAACCACGACGAGCTGGTACTCAATTATTTTACCCAAGAAGATGAGAATGAAATGTGGCTCTATCATGGAGGGAAAAGCACCGTAAAAAGTTACCAAAACAGGCCGCCAGAGAAAATCCAAGAACACATCAATTTTCTCAAAAATGGACTCGTAAACTATTATGAAAAAGATGGCAATGGGTTTTTTCACGCCGGTTTTCACAACCTAAAAGGTCCAGCGCATGAGTATTATGAAACCATGTCCTACTGGGATCGCAGCCTTTGGGAAATGGCGTTATGTATGGATTCTAACATCGCAAAAGATGACCTGCGCTACCCTAATCGGTTGAAGTTGTACAATGAGATTTTTATAGGTCATACGCCCACAGATCGGTTGGGAAAACATGTTCCCATCAACGCTGCAAATGTTTGGAATGTAGACACCGCTGCGGCTTATAAAGGCCCGCTCACCGCACTCTGCGTAGAGGATAAGACCATTTGGCAAAGTGATCCAGTCCATACTTTTTATCCTGATGAAAAGGGGAGGAACTAG
- a CDS encoding tetratricopeptide repeat protein translates to MKSVLSVFMLLAVVFSTAQEAVSNELNVFKNANKAYADENYDVAIAGYEQILKTGKHSAEVYYNLGNAYYKKNEVGPAIYNFEKALMLDPKNEEIQNNLRFANQMKIDAIDPLPESGFNAKIEEIAASLTVDEWAYTSIALVLVTILLIILYIYSATPAKKRLFFILSLIGVIFSVLTILTAFYAKDSMNSERYAIVYIDEFKTRSEPTQSSEAAFLIHEGTKVEILEEFEDWFKISLANGSKAWLPADTVREL, encoded by the coding sequence ATGAAAAGTGTTTTATCAGTTTTTATGTTGCTTGCGGTAGTTTTCTCAACCGCTCAAGAGGCTGTTAGCAATGAATTGAATGTATTCAAGAATGCAAACAAAGCCTACGCCGATGAAAATTATGATGTCGCCATCGCAGGTTACGAGCAGATATTAAAAACAGGAAAACACAGTGCTGAAGTTTATTATAATTTAGGTAACGCTTACTATAAAAAGAACGAAGTAGGACCTGCGATTTATAATTTCGAGAAAGCACTTATGTTGGATCCCAAAAATGAGGAGATTCAAAATAATCTGCGATTTGCCAACCAAATGAAAATTGACGCGATAGACCCACTGCCCGAAAGTGGGTTTAATGCAAAAATTGAAGAGATTGCCGCCAGTCTCACTGTTGATGAGTGGGCGTACACCAGTATAGCACTGGTTCTCGTGACGATTTTGCTTATTATACTCTACATTTACTCTGCGACACCGGCTAAAAAACGACTCTTTTTTATACTGTCTTTGATAGGCGTTATTTTTTCTGTCCTCACTATTCTTACAGCGTTCTACGCAAAAGATTCCATGAATAGCGAGCGCTATGCCATTGTCTACATAGATGAGTTCAAGACAAGGAGCGAGCCTACCCAAAGCTCGGAGGCAGCCTTTTTGATTCATGAAGGAACAAAGGTTGAGATTTTGGAGGAGTTTGAGGACTGGTTCAAAATTTCATTGGCAAACGGCAGCAAAGCCTGGTTACCCGCTGATACGGTGCGGGAGCTTTAG
- a CDS encoding BatD family protein — MKQALSIILFFIGYLATAQVSFDATVSRNKVALNERLSVEFKMNVDGDDFTPPNFEGFQVIAGPSQSISQSWVNGRSSMSKSFRYVLQPTKTGKLTIKHGVMTYEGRPYKTDIIEINVTGAVSQPKDINDNSPDAEDNVHLVAEVSNSNPYLNEPIRVVYKLYVKNNTGVSNWREVNSPKYADFWSQNIDNRNRRAQNGTYKGEPYRYLVLREAVLYPQKTGKLEIEPLTLDIDVQLPTNRRDFFGRPYMSNESMTVSAGSRTITVKDLPAVGRPASFTGAVGNFDFKIDTDRVQLQAGESLTASVEVTGKGNLKLMELPKLKVPQSLEVYEPERINNVQTSVSGMRGEIKDNYTIVPQFGGKYVIPPVEFSYFDPQEERYVTLNSGEAMIMVDGPAPASNSNSNAVAAGTPKNVIGSTDQFAFIKTDTVLQSQEKTYFFNSGTYWAILGGTFLLLPIVLIVRKQQERREADVTGNRLRTANKLSKKFLSAARKNIGNHEQFYIALERSLHNYLKSKLNIQTADMSKERVDLLLAEKGAGEEARKEFIELLQSCEFARYTPSTNASMKEDYDKAGSVLNRIDKQLKK; from the coding sequence ATGAAACAAGCCTTGAGCATCATATTATTTTTTATAGGTTACTTAGCCACAGCTCAGGTAAGCTTTGATGCTACAGTGAGTCGCAACAAAGTAGCGCTGAATGAACGACTGAGCGTCGAGTTCAAGATGAATGTGGACGGTGATGATTTTACACCGCCTAATTTTGAAGGTTTTCAGGTAATCGCAGGGCCTAGTCAGAGTATCTCGCAAAGCTGGGTAAATGGTCGCAGTAGCATGAGCAAGTCTTTTAGATATGTGTTACAACCTACCAAAACAGGGAAATTGACCATCAAGCATGGTGTCATGACCTATGAAGGTAGGCCCTACAAGACTGATATAATCGAGATCAATGTCACGGGTGCCGTTTCCCAGCCTAAGGATATCAATGATAATTCCCCTGATGCAGAAGACAATGTGCATTTAGTGGCTGAGGTTTCTAACTCAAATCCGTACCTCAACGAGCCGATACGCGTTGTGTATAAACTTTATGTAAAAAACAATACGGGAGTAAGTAACTGGCGAGAGGTCAATAGTCCAAAGTACGCTGATTTTTGGTCTCAGAATATTGACAATCGTAATAGACGAGCACAAAACGGAACATATAAAGGTGAGCCGTATCGCTATCTTGTTTTGAGAGAGGCGGTTTTATATCCGCAAAAGACGGGTAAACTTGAAATCGAACCCTTAACCCTAGATATAGACGTACAGTTACCTACTAATAGAAGAGACTTTTTTGGCCGTCCCTACATGAGCAACGAGTCCATGACGGTGAGTGCAGGCTCAAGAACGATAACAGTAAAAGATCTTCCTGCAGTAGGAAGACCGGCAAGCTTCACGGGTGCAGTGGGTAATTTTGATTTTAAAATAGATACAGATCGAGTGCAACTTCAGGCAGGAGAAAGCCTTACCGCTAGCGTAGAAGTGACCGGAAAAGGGAACTTGAAACTTATGGAGCTTCCGAAACTTAAAGTGCCGCAGAGTCTTGAAGTTTATGAACCAGAACGAATCAATAACGTTCAGACTTCCGTCAGTGGTATGCGAGGAGAGATTAAAGACAACTATACTATAGTTCCTCAGTTTGGTGGTAAATATGTGATTCCGCCGGTGGAGTTCTCTTATTTTGATCCGCAAGAGGAGCGTTATGTTACCTTAAATAGCGGCGAAGCCATGATCATGGTAGACGGTCCTGCACCAGCTTCAAACAGTAATTCAAACGCAGTTGCCGCTGGAACTCCTAAAAATGTGATAGGTTCTACCGATCAATTTGCCTTTATAAAAACAGATACCGTTTTACAATCTCAAGAAAAAACCTATTTCTTCAATTCTGGAACTTATTGGGCGATTCTGGGCGGTACATTCCTATTGCTTCCCATCGTGCTGATTGTGCGCAAACAGCAGGAACGTCGCGAGGCAGATGTGACTGGGAACCGACTGCGCACAGCAAACAAACTGAGTAAAAAATTCTTGAGTGCTGCGCGTAAGAACATCGGGAATCACGAGCAGTTCTATATCGCCTTAGAACGATCGCTTCACAACTATCTCAAGTCAAAATTAAATATCCAGACTGCTGATATGTCAAAAGAACGTGTAGACCTACTCCTGGCAGAAAAAGGTGCTGGAGAAGAAGCGCGCAAAGAATTTATAGAACTGCTCCAGAGCTGTGAATTTGCCCGTTACACGCCTTCAACAAATGCGAGTATGAAAGAGGATTATGATAAGGCAGGAAGCGTTTTGAATAGAATCGATAAGCAATTAAAAAAATGA
- a CDS encoding ATP-binding protein: MINKRLLVKNLLAHNDENSFYDKKLKIDLSNKEGKAKFLKHICALSNSNPKNNSYIVIGIDDRTNEIVGTHFFDDSKLQNLINAYLTNAPQIQYENVAFPHLPSDQVVGLVRIAAQDGVTSLRKNIWKYYGGAVFFRDGSISMPKVFDIEVVDHNSEVVQKIERQSSNNIQLTLDRVVDFVKRDKGAIKTQYQVFKEQFVVCWSGKTKKKKGQTYYSRVDIELVNEQVRLFYSALDEVQITYDEDSFTILEYLHLGIGDAQKYYPLERQRFSFYPNGTYSIETKILFNPPYFDRRTLHHIYNCNLSLLSQLEKGKELNSDQLEELKKLPEQMLICQFNNVGEPIEKMKAMKQYLKTFPKVYKSYKESLRVLRKVTYNS, encoded by the coding sequence ATGATCAACAAGAGGTTGCTTGTCAAAAATCTGCTCGCACACAATGACGAGAACAGCTTCTACGATAAGAAGCTTAAGATTGATCTTTCTAATAAAGAAGGCAAAGCAAAATTTCTCAAACATATTTGTGCGTTATCTAACAGCAATCCTAAGAACAATAGTTACATCGTTATCGGGATTGATGATAGGACTAATGAAATCGTAGGCACGCACTTTTTTGACGATAGTAAACTTCAAAACTTGATCAACGCCTACCTGACTAATGCGCCACAAATCCAATATGAGAATGTAGCTTTCCCACACCTCCCCAGCGATCAGGTAGTGGGGCTCGTACGCATCGCAGCACAGGATGGGGTTACTTCACTACGCAAGAATATCTGGAAATATTATGGTGGTGCGGTCTTTTTTAGGGACGGTAGTATTTCCATGCCCAAAGTTTTTGACATTGAGGTTGTGGATCACAACTCAGAAGTGGTTCAAAAAATCGAGCGTCAGTCCAGCAATAATATCCAGCTCACGCTGGACAGAGTCGTTGATTTTGTCAAACGTGATAAAGGTGCAATTAAAACCCAATATCAGGTTTTCAAAGAACAGTTTGTCGTATGCTGGTCGGGAAAGACAAAAAAAAAGAAAGGACAGACGTATTATAGCCGGGTGGACATCGAGTTGGTAAACGAGCAAGTAAGGCTGTTTTACAGCGCTCTGGATGAGGTGCAAATCACTTATGATGAGGACTCCTTCACCATTCTGGAATACCTGCATTTGGGAATAGGCGATGCCCAGAAATATTACCCATTGGAACGGCAGCGTTTTTCATTTTATCCTAATGGAACCTATAGTATAGAGACTAAAATATTGTTTAATCCGCCATACTTTGATAGGCGCACATTGCATCATATTTATAATTGTAATTTATCCCTGCTTTCCCAATTAGAGAAAGGCAAGGAATTAAATTCAGATCAGCTGGAGGAACTTAAAAAACTTCCTGAGCAAATGCTTATTTGCCAGTTCAACAACGTGGGTGAACCCATAGAAAAAATGAAAGCCATGAAGCAGTACCTCAAAACCTTTCCTAAGGTTTACAAATCCTACAAAGAATCCCTGCGCGTCTTGCGTAAAGTAACCTACAACTCATGA
- a CDS encoding SPFH domain-containing protein: protein MGIFDKIKEKLSNEFIDIVEWLDYTEDTIAHRFERYQNEIKNNAQLIVREGQAAVFVNEGQLADVFTPGTYTLNTQNLPILTTLKGWKYGFNSPFKAEVYFVNTTLFTDEKWGTKNPITLSDDRFGLVEIRAFGTYAFKVADPGKFIVDIVGTDNNFTNFEINEHLKSLIATRFTDTVGEANLPIELYAANTTELSDTCREVMQPEFLSVGISLERFFIENVSMPEDLKKEIFEYSRIDKIDLDKLTKFKTAKAIEAAATNEGGTAGAGMGMGMGFVMAQQMGNMMNPQMGSQQQAQQRQQPPAAAVPPPMPQAVQYYYAMNGAQSGPVGYEQMQSLFASRTINRETLVWKAGMDGWKALKEVDELKSFLGGNTPPPLP, encoded by the coding sequence ATGGGAATATTTGACAAAATCAAAGAAAAGCTAAGCAACGAGTTTATCGACATCGTTGAATGGTTGGATTATACGGAAGACACGATCGCGCACCGTTTTGAGCGCTATCAAAACGAGATCAAGAACAATGCACAACTGATCGTGCGTGAGGGACAAGCGGCTGTTTTTGTAAATGAGGGGCAACTCGCTGATGTTTTTACACCGGGAACCTACACACTCAATACACAGAACCTACCGATTCTCACCACGCTGAAAGGCTGGAAATACGGTTTCAACTCACCCTTTAAGGCCGAGGTCTATTTTGTCAACACCACTCTATTTACGGACGAGAAGTGGGGAACTAAAAATCCCATCACGCTGAGTGACGACCGTTTTGGACTGGTGGAGATCAGAGCCTTTGGAACCTATGCATTCAAAGTTGCTGATCCAGGCAAGTTCATCGTGGACATCGTGGGGACGGACAATAATTTCACCAATTTTGAGATCAACGAGCACCTCAAGAGTTTGATTGCTACGCGCTTTACGGATACCGTAGGTGAGGCCAATTTGCCTATCGAACTTTACGCAGCAAACACCACAGAACTTAGCGACACGTGTCGTGAGGTAATGCAGCCAGAGTTTTTAAGCGTGGGTATTTCCCTAGAGCGCTTCTTTATCGAGAACGTATCCATGCCCGAGGATCTCAAAAAAGAAATCTTTGAATACAGCCGCATTGATAAAATTGACTTAGACAAGCTTACCAAATTCAAAACCGCCAAGGCAATTGAAGCTGCAGCCACTAATGAGGGCGGTACAGCCGGCGCCGGAATGGGAATGGGAATGGGATTTGTGATGGCCCAGCAAATGGGGAACATGATGAATCCGCAAATGGGTTCGCAGCAGCAAGCGCAACAAAGACAGCAACCACCTGCTGCAGCCGTACCGCCTCCCATGCCACAAGCGGTTCAATATTATTACGCAATGAACGGTGCCCAAAGCGGTCCCGTAGGTTATGAGCAGATGCAATCGCTATTTGCGAGCCGCACGATCAACAGAGAAACTCTGGTCTGGAAAGCGGGCATGGATGGCTGGAAAGCGCTAAAAGAGGTAGACGAACTTAAAAGCTTTTTAGGAGGTAATACACCGCCGCCATTGCCGTAA
- a CDS encoding DNA helicase PriA → MNPTPTKSSERKKSCINCGAELTYEPGTEFITCDYCGHKEEIDEPQQPFEELELQKYLQTMGAQQHSMEISMLQCKNCGATQHIEDNYKSLHCVYCTMPLIVEDMYQEEWILPGAVVPFQIDQNKAHQIFKKWVAGLWWAPNNLQRASLSPENTRGLYVPYWTFDAQLFSSYRGQRGEYYYVTKTVGSGKNKRTVQERRTRWYPAAGEVSGFVDDTLVRASEQTGGRIPQQIAHWNLDALKSFDTSFLAGYVTEKYTISLKDGHVDAQKKAEQIARNWIRRDIGGDTQRISSMNMTLSDETFKHILLPVYISSYKYDGKQYSFYVNGQTSRIHGSRPYSSWKIFLAIIAALALIALGAYLMNYFQV, encoded by the coding sequence ATGAACCCCACACCCACCAAATCTTCTGAACGCAAGAAATCCTGCATCAACTGTGGTGCAGAGTTGACCTATGAACCCGGTACGGAGTTCATCACTTGTGACTATTGCGGTCACAAAGAGGAGATCGACGAGCCACAACAGCCGTTTGAGGAACTGGAATTGCAGAAATACCTGCAAACCATGGGTGCCCAGCAGCATAGTATGGAAATATCCATGCTGCAATGCAAAAACTGTGGTGCAACTCAACATATTGAGGATAATTATAAATCCCTGCATTGCGTGTATTGTACCATGCCGCTGATCGTGGAGGACATGTATCAGGAAGAGTGGATTTTGCCTGGCGCAGTGGTCCCTTTTCAAATCGATCAGAATAAAGCGCACCAAATTTTTAAGAAATGGGTCGCGGGATTATGGTGGGCGCCCAACAATTTACAGCGCGCTTCACTGAGTCCTGAAAACACGCGTGGATTGTATGTCCCTTACTGGACCTTTGATGCGCAACTCTTTTCTAGTTACCGAGGACAGCGAGGAGAATATTACTACGTCACAAAAACCGTAGGTTCTGGTAAAAACAAGCGCACGGTACAAGAGCGTCGCACGAGGTGGTATCCCGCTGCTGGCGAAGTTTCAGGATTTGTGGATGATACGTTAGTTAGAGCGTCTGAACAAACGGGAGGGCGTATACCGCAACAGATAGCTCATTGGAATCTGGATGCCTTAAAAAGTTTTGACACGAGCTTTCTCGCGGGCTATGTGACTGAGAAATACACCATATCACTCAAAGATGGACATGTTGATGCTCAAAAGAAAGCTGAACAAATCGCCCGGAACTGGATACGCCGCGATATAGGTGGCGATACCCAGCGTATCTCCTCGATGAACATGACTTTAAGTGATGAAACCTTTAAACATATTTTACTGCCGGTGTACATCAGCAGTTATAAGTACGATGGTAAGCAATACAGCTTTTACGTGAACGGCCAGACCAGTAGAATTCATGGATCGAGGCCGTATTCTTCTTGGAAGATTTTCTTGGCAATTATTGCCGCTTTAGCATTGATAGCCTTAGGCGCCTATTTGATGAATTATTTTCAGGTGTAG
- a CDS encoding 5-(carboxyamino)imidazole ribonucleotide synthase: MEQTQFSSDFRLGILGGGQLGKMLLYTTRKWDILTYVMDKDDTAPAFQGCDVYFEGDITDYEAVMEFGSQVDVLTIEIENVNVQALEELEKQGIAVSPNARVLNLIKNKAVQKQFYQNYKIPTAPFKVLANPDETEVLEFPFVWKSAEGGYDGKGVKVIRKAEDLKDLPQSQCIYEEMVDFDLELAVIVARNARGEMRTYPVVEMEFHPEANQVEYVLCPARINLDISDRARKLALKVSEAYNHVGLLAVEMFLTKSGELLVNEVAPRPHNSGHYSLEGAVTDQFEQHVRCVCNFPLGSTESTMASVMVNLVGEEGHTGPVVYEGIEDIMTMPGVTPHVYGKKETRPFRKMGHVTVVAQDIIEARKIAEKVKSSIKVVAAE, from the coding sequence ATGGAACAAACTCAATTCTCATCAGATTTTAGGTTAGGTATTTTGGGCGGTGGCCAGCTGGGTAAAATGTTGCTCTACACCACCCGCAAGTGGGACATCCTGACATATGTCATGGATAAAGACGATACCGCACCAGCCTTCCAAGGCTGTGATGTGTACTTTGAGGGTGACATTACAGATTACGAGGCGGTAATGGAATTTGGCTCTCAGGTAGACGTGCTCACAATAGAAATTGAAAATGTAAATGTGCAGGCACTGGAGGAACTCGAGAAGCAGGGAATTGCAGTTTCACCCAATGCTCGTGTGCTCAACCTTATCAAAAACAAGGCGGTCCAAAAGCAATTTTATCAAAATTACAAGATTCCCACAGCACCATTTAAAGTCTTGGCAAATCCTGATGAAACTGAAGTTTTAGAGTTTCCTTTTGTCTGGAAAAGCGCTGAAGGCGGCTATGACGGCAAGGGTGTAAAAGTGATCAGAAAAGCTGAGGATCTTAAAGACCTACCGCAATCCCAATGTATTTATGAGGAAATGGTCGATTTTGATCTGGAACTAGCAGTCATCGTCGCCAGAAATGCTCGAGGGGAAATGCGCACCTATCCTGTTGTGGAAATGGAATTTCACCCAGAGGCTAATCAAGTGGAATATGTTTTGTGCCCAGCCCGAATCAATCTGGATATTTCAGACAGAGCGAGAAAATTGGCTTTAAAAGTTTCTGAAGCCTATAATCATGTGGGACTTCTGGCAGTAGAAATGTTTCTTACCAAAAGCGGCGAACTTCTAGTCAATGAGGTTGCTCCCAGACCCCATAATTCAGGCCACTACAGCCTTGAAGGTGCCGTAACTGACCAGTTTGAGCAGCACGTACGATGTGTTTGCAACTTCCCGCTAGGCAGTACAGAAAGTACCATGGCCAGCGTGATGGTAAACCTCGTAGGTGAAGAAGGTCATACTGGACCCGTAGTTTATGAAGGTATTGAAGATATCATGACCATGCCTGGTGTCACGCCACACGTATACGGTAAAAAAGAAACTCGCCCTTTCAGAAAAATGGGACACGTAACAGTAGTAGCTCAAGATATTATTGAAGCTCGCAAGATTGCTGAAAAAGTAAAAAGTAGTATTAAAGTGGTTGCTGCCGAATAG
- a CDS encoding NAD(P)H-dependent glycerol-3-phosphate dehydrogenase, with product MDQTKKIAVLGGGSWATAIVKMLCENLDEVGWYMRSDYAIEHIRRNEHNPSYLSSVEFDVKQLKLSSDINEIVGYADVCIFVIPSAFVYKELEALTVELKGKIIFSAIKGIVPETGLIVGEHFNEHYGIEFEDIGVITGPCHAEEVALERLSYLTIACADQEKADFLAERLSSDYINCKTSDDIIGTEYAAMLKNIYAIAAGIAHGLGYGDNFQSVLMSNSIREMKRFIKKVHKMKRNINDSAYLGDLLVTGYSVFSRNRLFGNMLGKGYTVRSAQLEMSMVAEGYYATLSAYKINQEKGARTPILNAVHSILYDNKNPKKVFKKLADKLD from the coding sequence ATGGATCAAACGAAGAAAATTGCGGTTTTGGGAGGTGGTAGCTGGGCTACTGCGATAGTGAAGATGCTTTGTGAAAATCTGGATGAAGTAGGCTGGTACATGCGTAGCGATTACGCGATCGAGCATATAAGGCGCAATGAGCATAACCCCAGTTATTTGAGCTCTGTGGAATTTGATGTCAAGCAATTGAAACTCTCCAGCGACATCAATGAGATCGTCGGGTATGCTGATGTTTGCATTTTTGTCATTCCCAGCGCTTTTGTCTACAAAGAACTAGAAGCGCTTACGGTTGAGTTGAAGGGTAAAATCATTTTCAGCGCCATAAAAGGAATCGTTCCTGAAACGGGCCTGATCGTAGGAGAACATTTTAATGAGCATTACGGAATCGAATTTGAAGATATAGGTGTGATTACGGGACCTTGTCACGCAGAGGAAGTAGCTCTGGAAAGACTTTCCTACCTCACCATCGCTTGCGCAGATCAAGAAAAAGCCGATTTTCTGGCAGAACGCTTATCGAGCGATTACATCAACTGTAAAACCAGCGACGACATTATAGGTACGGAATATGCCGCGATGCTTAAGAATATCTATGCGATTGCTGCTGGGATAGCTCACGGTCTGGGTTATGGTGATAACTTTCAGAGTGTTTTGATGAGTAATTCCATACGCGAGATGAAACGATTCATCAAAAAGGTGCACAAAATGAAGCGCAATATCAACGACAGTGCTTATTTGGGAGATTTACTGGTAACTGGATATTCTGTCTTTTCACGTAACCGATTGTTTGGTAACATGCTGGGGAAAGGGTACACGGTACGCAGTGCTCAGCTCGAAATGAGTATGGTGGCTGAAGGTTATTACGCAACTTTAAGCGCCTATAAGATCAATCAAGAAAAAGGAGCGCGAACTCCCATTTTGAATGCGGTACACAGCATTCTCTACGATAATAAAAATCCAAAAAAAGTATTTAAAAAACTAGCTGACAAGCTGGACTAA
- the amaB gene encoding L-piperidine-6-carboxylate dehydrogenase → MSQIAKDFGIDEAMKALGLEASNHGTSTGNNSFGSGEEIISSSPVDGAEIAKVSTTTQEDYEKVMKAAGNAFKQWRTMPAPQRGEVVRQFGEELRRLKEPLGKLVSYEMGKSYQEGLGEVQEMIDICDFAVGLSRQLHGLTMHSERPGHRMYEQYHSLGIVGIISAFNFPVAVWAWNTALAWVCGDVCIWKPSEKTPLCGVACQNIIAKVLKDNDLPEGISCLINGDYKVGEMMTTDKRIPLVSATGSTRMGKIVAAKVGERLGKSLLELGGNNAIIVTPDADIKMTVIGAVFGAVGTAGQRCTSTRRLIIHESMYDKVKNAVVDAYKQLKIGNPLDENNHVGPLIDTDAVAGYNNAREQVVKQGGKLIVEGGVLEGAGYESGCYVKPAIAEAENHMEIVQHETFAPVLYLLKYSGDVENAIDIQNDVAQGLSSAIMTNNLREAERFLSVAGSDCGIANVNIGTSGAEIGGAFGGEKDTGGGRESGSDAWKVYMRRQTNTINYTTDLPLAQGIKFDL, encoded by the coding sequence ATGTCACAAATTGCAAAAGACTTTGGGATCGATGAAGCTATGAAGGCTTTGGGACTTGAAGCATCTAACCACGGAACTTCAACAGGAAATAACAGCTTTGGGTCTGGTGAGGAAATCATTTCTTCTTCCCCAGTAGATGGAGCTGAAATCGCCAAGGTTTCTACGACAACTCAAGAAGACTATGAAAAAGTTATGAAAGCCGCTGGGAATGCTTTCAAACAATGGCGCACGATGCCTGCTCCACAGCGTGGCGAGGTGGTGAGACAATTTGGTGAAGAACTGAGAAGACTCAAAGAACCACTGGGAAAACTTGTTTCCTATGAAATGGGGAAATCCTATCAGGAAGGACTGGGCGAGGTTCAGGAAATGATCGATATCTGTGATTTTGCCGTAGGATTGTCAAGACAACTGCACGGACTCACAATGCACTCAGAGCGTCCCGGTCACAGAATGTATGAGCAATATCATTCTTTGGGAATTGTAGGAATCATAAGTGCATTTAATTTCCCGGTTGCCGTTTGGGCTTGGAATACAGCGCTTGCGTGGGTATGTGGTGATGTTTGTATTTGGAAACCTAGCGAGAAAACGCCGCTCTGTGGCGTCGCATGCCAAAATATCATCGCCAAAGTTCTTAAAGACAACGATCTGCCTGAAGGTATATCATGTCTCATCAATGGAGATTACAAAGTAGGCGAGATGATGACGACTGATAAGCGAATCCCGCTGGTAAGCGCTACCGGATCCACTCGCATGGGTAAAATCGTTGCGGCAAAAGTGGGAGAACGATTGGGTAAATCTTTATTGGAATTGGGTGGTAACAACGCTATCATCGTAACTCCAGATGCCGATATAAAGATGACCGTGATAGGAGCTGTATTTGGTGCTGTGGGAACTGCTGGACAGCGTTGTACCTCAACGAGAAGATTAATTATTCACGAGAGCATGTACGACAAGGTTAAAAACGCTGTGGTAGACGCTTACAAACAATTAAAAATTGGAAATCCGCTGGATGAGAATAACCACGTGGGACCACTTATCGATACTGATGCTGTTGCTGGCTACAATAATGCTCGTGAGCAAGTGGTGAAACAAGGAGGGAAGCTTATCGTAGAAGGTGGCGTTCTAGAAGGGGCTGGATATGAAAGTGGCTGTTATGTGAAGCCCGCTATTGCGGAAGCTGAAAATCACATGGAAATCGTGCAACACGAAACATTTGCTCCAGTACTTTATCTTTTGAAATACTCTGGAGATGTTGAAAATGCTATTGATATCCAAAACGATGTGGCACAAGGTCTTTCTAGTGCCATAATGACCAATAACTTGAGAGAAGCAGAGCGTTTCTTATCGGTTGCAGGATCTGACTGCGGTATCGCTAATGTCAATATAGGAACTAGCGGTGCCGAGATAGGTGGCGCTTTTGGTGGTGAAAAAGATACTGGTGGAGGTAGAGAATCAGGATCTGACGCATGGAAAGTCTACATGCGCCGACAGACCAATACGATTAATTATACTACGGATTTGCCCCTTGCTCAGGGTATTAAGTTTGATCTTTAA